The genomic segment GGAAGCCGACATGACGGGCATCACCCGCCCCGTGACCAAGCACAACTACCTGGTCAAGGACGTCGCGGACCTCGCCCGCGTGGTCAAGGAGGCCTTCCACATCGCCTCGACCGGCCGGCCCGGCCCCGTCCTGATCGACCTGCCCAGCGACGTCATGACGGACACCCTCGAGGACGAACCCGACACGACCATGCGCCTGCCCGGCTACAAGCCGACGACCGGCGGCCACGTGCGCCAGATCCAGCGCGCCGCCGAGGCGATCAACGCCGCCGAGCGCCCGGTCCTCTACGTCGGCGGCGGCGTCATCTCCGCCGGGGCCAGCGAGGAACTCCGGGAACTGGCCCGCAAGGCCAACATCCCCGTCACCACCACGCTGATGGGCATCGGCACGTTCCCGGTCGACGACCCCCTCTCCCTGCACATGCTCGGAATGCACGGCACGGTGTATGCGAACTACGCCGTCACGCACTGCGACCTGCTGATCGCCGTCGGCGCCCGCTTCGACGACCGGATCACCGGCAAGGTCGAGAAGTTCGCCAAGAAAGCGAAGGTCGTCCACATCGACGTCGACCCGACCTCCATCAGCAAGAGCGTGCCGGTGGACATCCCCGTCGTCGGCGACGCCCGCAGCGTGCTCTCGGTGCTGCAGACCCTGGTGGAGCACCGCGAACGCAAGGAGTGGATGGACCGCATCCTCGCCTGGAAGCGCGACTTCCCCCTCACCTACAAGCGGCAGCCCGGCGTCATCAAGCCGCAGGCCGTCATCGAGAAGGTCTCCGAACTCACCGGCGGCGAGGCCATCCTGTGCACCGACGTCGGACAGCACCAGATGTGGGCAGCCCAGTACTACCGCTTCCGACGGCCGCGCACGTTCCTCAGCTCCGGCGGCCTCGGCACAATGGGCTACGGCCTGCCGGCCGCCATCGGCGCCGCCTTCGGCTGCCCGGACCGCAAAACCGTCCTGATCACCAGCGACGGCTCGATCCAGATGAACATCCAGGAGATGGCCACGGCCGTCTACCACAAGCTGCCCATCGCCCTCGTCGTCCTGAACAACGGATACCTCGGCATGGTGCGCCAGTGGCAGGAGCTGTTCTTCAACCGGCGCTACTCCCATACGCACCTGGCGCCGGCGAACCCGGACTTCATCAGGCTCGCCGAGGCATACGGCGCGCGCGGCATCGCCGTGAGCGATCCCGACCAGGTCGAACCGGCCCTCCGGGAAGCCCTCGCCGTCGGCGACGGCCCCGTGCTCCTGGACGTGCGCACGGCCCCCGAGGAGAACGTGTTTCCCATGGTGGCCGCCGGCCAGCCCATCGACAAGATGATCGGCGGCATCGCATGAGGCCCACCGCTCCTACCGCACGAAAGGCGCGCACACACATGGCAAAGCACATCATCTCCGCCCTGGTCGCCAACCGCCCCGGCGTCCTGGCCCACGTGGCCGGGCTGTTCAGCGCGCGTGGATTCAACATCGACAGCCTGGCCGTCGGCGAGACCGAGCAGCCCGACCTCAGCCGCATGACCATCGTCGTGGACGGCGATGAGGCCATCCTCGAACAGGTCCGCAAGCAGCTCGGCAAGGTCATCGACATCGTCAAGATCCAGGACTACAGCGCCATCCCCCACGTGGAGCGCGACCTGGCCCTGGTGCGCGTGCACGCCCCGCAGGAGCGGCGCAGCGCCATTCTGGAACTGGTCGACATCTTCCGCGCCCGCGTCGTCGACGTCGGCCGCAACGACCTGATGATCGAGACCTCCGGCGCCGAGGAGAAGATCGAGGCGTTCCTGGACCTCCTGCGCCCCTTCGGCATCCGCGAGATGGCCCGCACCGGCCGCATCGCCCTGGCCCGGGCCCCGCGCGACTGAGCCGTCAGGCCGAGGGTGCGGAGGCTGTGGCCCGCAGCCTCCGCACCACCTGGCCCACCACCAGCGGCATCAGCGCGCAGGCGCCGATCACCAACCAGTCCGCCCGCTTCGGCGGCACCGTCTTCAGCACCGTCCTCAGCCCGGGTGCGTACACGGCCACCGCCTGCAGCGCGATCGTCAGCGCCACCGCGCCCAGCACATACCTGTTGGCAAACCACTCCCGGCCCCCCAATGGCCTTCCGCATCTCATTCCCAAGTGCGCGCCTCGGCACGTTGCGCCTACACTGACGGCCCGCAGAGACCGCCTGCAACCGAATGCCCGCCGGGCGCCCCTGCCCTCAGGCGTCCTCGGCCACGGGGGCCTTCCCGTAGCGGCGCCAGGCCGCGACCATCACGGCCACCCCGGCCAGCACCATCACGGCCCCCCCCAGGAAGACCCAGCGCATGGGGAACAACTGCGCGTCGACGATCCAGGCCAGCCCGAAGGTGATCGCCGTCCAGCGAAGGCCCCAGATGGTGAAGTGCAGCGCCATCCCGTGCTGCGTCTCGGACGCCCGCGTGAAGTGCATGACGATGGGGTAGAACGCGAGGTTGTTCCCCGACTGGAACAGCCCCCGCGCCGCCACCAGCACGAAGAACGCCGGCCAGGTCGAGACGAAGAACAGCGCCACGAAGAGGCCCAGTTGCAGCAGCCACGACATCACGGCCGTCACCGGCGCGCCGAAACGGTCCATCACCACCCCCCACGGATACAGGCTCAGCACGATGGCGACCTGGTAGGCGGCCAGCGCGTAGCCGTACTGGCGCGTCGTCAGGTCCAGGCAGTCGCTGGCAAACAGGGGCAGGATCTTGATCGCGCTGACGCTGCCCAGAGTCGTCACCGAGTAGCCCAGCAGGAACAGCAGCAGGCCGTGGTTGCCCAGCGCGACGCGCGCCGAGCGGGCCGCCTGGGCCAGCACGCCCCGGCCGCCGACCGCCGCGTCCTCGGTGCGGTCGCCGCGACTGCCCCGGATGCCTCGGAACAGCAGGCCGCCCACCAGCAGCGCGACCCCCGCCGCCGGGAAGACGCAGCGGTGCAGCGCCAGATCGCGCTCGAGCATCAGCCCCACCACGGCCAGTGCCACCACCTGCGCCAGCACGTCGACCGCGTTCGGCAGGCTCAGCAGCTTGCCCCTCCACCGGTCCGGGTAGACCTGGCGGAAGGCCACGCCCATGCTCGGCCTGGACAACGCGGTCATGAGCATGCCGCCGGCCAGCACCAGCGCCAGCGCCCACAGGCTCTGCGCCAGCCCGCTGAGGAGCACCAGGAGCCCGCCGGCCATGAAGGAGAGCCCGGTGAACCGGACGGGGTTGCGCCGCCGGAGGAACGGCCCCCACAGGAACGCGAAGATGAGGGGAACCGCCAGCCCGAGGTCGATGATGAGGCTCTGGAAGGCCGATCCGTTCAGCTTGCGGATGACGAACGGCCCCTGGCCGGCCACGACCGCAGTGAACGTGCCGCAGAAGACGGCACTGGCGGTATGCCGGTAGCCTCGCTTCCGGTACTCCGCCGGCACGGAACGGAAGCCCAGGCCGGCGGGCGTTTGTTCGGCCATCGCAGCGGTTGCGCGTGCGCAAGGAGGGGTTGGCCCGCACAGGCTCAGAGGAGGCCCATCTCCACGGCCTTCTCGGCGATCTGCACGGCGTTCAGAGCGGCGCCCTTTCGTACGTTGTCCGCAACGCACCACAGGTCCAGGCAGTTCGGCCTGGACGGGTCCTTGCGGATGCGCCCCACGAAAACCTCGTCCCGGCCCGAGACCTCCCGGGCGGTGGGATACTGCGAGGCGGCCGGGTCGTCCACCACCCGGATGCCCGGGAAGCCGGCCAGCAGGCGCCGCGCTTCCTCGACGCTGATCTCGCGCTCGAACTCGGCGTTGATGGCCTCGCTGTGCCCGTTTTGCACCGGCACGCGCGCACACGTGGCGCTCACCCCGAGGTCCGGGCAACCGAAGATCTTGCGGGTCTCCTCGATCATCTTGATCTCTTCGCTGTAGTAGCCCGGGCAGTGCTCCTTCAGGCTGCCCACCTGGGGCAGCACGTTGCCGTAGATCGGATGGGGATACGGCCCCGTGTCGGCCTCGCCCCCGGCCGGCGCCGCCTGCGCCTGCTGCTGCAGGGCGCGCACGCCCGCCCGCCCCGTGCCGCTGACGGCCTGGTAGGTGCTCACGACGACGCGCCTCAGCCCGGCGGCCCTGTGCAGGGGCGCCAGCGCGGCCACCATCTGGATCGTGCTGCAGTTCGGGTTGGCGATGAAGCCCTGGTGCCCGCGCATCGCCTCGGCATTCACCTCGGGCACGATGAGCGGCACGCGCGGGTCCATGCGGAAGTCCCCGCCGTTGTCGATCACCAGGATGCCCTGCTCGGCGGCCGGCCAGCCGTAGAGCCGGCTCGCCCCGGACTCCCCCTCCGTCCCGGCGAACAGAGCGATGTCCAGCCCCTCGAACGCCTCCGGCGAGGCGGCGATCACGTCGCGCTCCCGCCCCCCGAACACCTGGCGGCGCGCGCTGGTCGCCATGATCCGCAGCGCCCGCACGGGGAATCCCCGCTCCTCGAGCACCTCGACGAGTATCTCTCCGACCATGCCGGCGCCGACGATGCCGACCGCGTATCCCCGCTCATCCCTCTTCATCGGCAGGCCCGCCCTCCGGCGCCTCTGCGGCACAGAACTGCTCGTAGGCCTCGGCGTTCATCAGGCCGGCCAGGTCGTCCGGCCCCCGAACCTCGATCCGCAGAAGCCAGCCCTCTCCGTAAGGGTCCTTCTCGAGCTTCGCGGTGTTCCAGATGAGTTCCCGATTCACCTCGACGATCCGCGACTCGACCGGCGAGTGGAGCTGCACCGTCCCCTCGAGGCCCTCCAGGTCCCCGAACGGCAGCTCGAGCTTCAGCTCGTCGTCGGGGTCCGGCAGATCCACCGACACGAGCGCGCCCACGCGCCGAAGCAGCGCCTCGGTCGCACCCAGCTCCAGCAGCGTCGTGCCGAGACGGGCCCACACGTGATGCTTCGTATACACACGGTCGTCAGGAACCATCGGTCTGGTCCGGCTGCGTGGAATGGAGTACAGCTTTTGCCTATCATATCATGACCCGAGGACGGCCGCAAACTCAGATCCGTTCGACCGCCTGCCTGAGGTGACTCGGTGCCCGAACCACACGTCGTCCACATCGGCCTGGGCAGCAACCTGGGCGACCGCGAATCGACCCTCCGCGCCGCACTGCGTGTGCTGGACGCCGAGGACGACATCGAGGTGCTCGCCGCCTCGCCGTTCATCGAAACCCTGCCCGTCGGCGGCCCCCCGCAGGGGCCCTTCCTGAACGCGGCCGCCGCCCTGGCCACGCCCCTGCCGCCCCGCGTGCTGCTCGATCGGCTCCACAGGGTCGAACAGGGCTTCGGACGCCGGCGCATCGCCCGCTGGGGCCCCCGCACCCTCGATCTCGACATCCTCCTCTGCGGCGACCTGATCGTCGCCGAAGCCGACCTCCGGGTGCCCCATCCGCTCATGCACGTGCGCCGGTTCGTCCTGGAACCGCTCGACCACATCGCGGCGGACGCCGTCCATCCGGTCCTCCGCAAGACCGTCCGCCGGCTGCTCCGCGACCTGCCCGAGGAGAGGCCATGACCCCCGCCCAACAGGTCGTGGTCGTCGGCGCCGGCCCCGCGGGCATGATGGCCGCCGCACGGGCAGCGGAACGGGGCGCACGCGTGCAACTGCTGGAGCGAGGGCCGGAACCGGGCCGCAAGCTCCTGATGACCGGCAACGGCCGCTGCAACCTGAGCAACGCCGCCCCCGCGGCGCAGTTCCTGCACGCCTACGGCCCCGCCGGCCGGTTCCTGCGCACGGCCCTGGCCACCCTGGACCTGCGCGCACTGACCGCCTGGCTGGCCGCGCACGGCATCCGGACGGTGCAGGAGGACCACGGGCGCGTCTTCCCGGCCGACCGCCGCGCGCGGTCCGTGCGCGACGCCCTGGTGGGCGCCCTGCACGCGGCGGGTGCAGAACTCCTGCACGGACAGCGCGTGGAGGGGCTCCTGATCGAGGACGGCCGGCTGCTCGGCGTGCGCACGGCCGACCGCGTGCACGCGGCCGGGTGCGTCATCGTCGCCACCGGCGGCCTCAGCTACCCGGCCACGGGCAGCACGGGCGACGGCTACGAACTGGCCCGGCAGGCCGGCCATGCCGTGCACGCCCCCTACGCCGCCGTCACCGCGCTCCGCACGGTCGAGACGTGGCCCGGGCGGCTGCAGGGCACGGCGGCCCGGGGCGCCGCCGTGCGCACGCGCATCGACGGCGACGCGACGCCCGGCCGCCACGCCGGCGACCTCATGTGGACCCACTACGGCGTGTCCGGCCCGGCCGTGCTGGCCGTCAGCCTGGCCGTGACGCGCGCCCTCCAGGAAGGACGGAGCGTGGTGCTGGAGATCGACCTGGTCGCCTCGACCCCGCAGGACGCCCTGCAGGCCGACCTGAAGCGAATGGCCGACTCGGGAAGCCGCCACACCGTCCTTCGCGTCCTGCGCGAGCGGCTGCCGGAACGGACCGCGCGCGTGCTGGCCGACGTCCTGGCGCTCGACCCGGCCCTGCCGGTGGCCCGGTGCACGCGCGCCGAACGCGTGCGCATCGTGCAAACGCTCAAGTGCCTGCCGCTCCGCGTGGCCGGCCCCCGCCCCATCGCCGAGGCGATCGTGACCGGGGGCGGCGTCGCTCCCGACGAAGTCGACCCGCGCACGATGGAATCCCTGCGCGTGCCGGGCCTCTTCTTCGCCGGCGAACTGCTCGACGCCCACGGCCCCACCGGCGGCCACAACCTGCACGCCGCACTCGCCACCGGCTACCTGGCGGGCGAGCACGCGGCCTCGCGCATTCACACGGCCGGCGGCCCGTGTTAGGATGCTCTCTCCCTCAGACCCCGGGCACAGATGACCCCTCAGCAACACGACATCCTGACGGCCACCCCCCGCGAACTGGCCCACTGGCTGGCCGACCAGGGCCAGCCGAGCTACCGACTCGAGCAGCTCCTGCGCTGGCTGCACACCGAACACGTCGACT from the Candidatus Brocadiaceae bacterium genome contains:
- a CDS encoding glycine cleavage system protein H, with the translated sequence MWARLGTTLLELGATEALLRRVGALVSVDLPDPDDELKLELPFGDLEGLEGTVQLHSPVESRIVEVNRELIWNTAKLEKDPYGEGWLLRIEVRGPDDLAGLMNAEAYEQFCAAEAPEGGPADEEG
- the ilvB gene encoding biosynthetic-type acetolactate synthase large subunit, producing MGRTGANILVDSLLEHQVEHVFGLPGGAVIALFDVLYDSPLKVILTRHEQGAGHMADGYARATGKVGVCIATSGPGATNLVTAIATAHMDSVPMVALTGQVKTHLIGNDAFQEADMTGITRPVTKHNYLVKDVADLARVVKEAFHIASTGRPGPVLIDLPSDVMTDTLEDEPDTTMRLPGYKPTTGGHVRQIQRAAEAINAAERPVLYVGGGVISAGASEELRELARKANIPVTTTLMGIGTFPVDDPLSLHMLGMHGTVYANYAVTHCDLLIAVGARFDDRITGKVEKFAKKAKVVHIDVDPTSISKSVPVDIPVVGDARSVLSVLQTLVEHRERKEWMDRILAWKRDFPLTYKRQPGVIKPQAVIEKVSELTGGEAILCTDVGQHQMWAAQYYRFRRPRTFLSSGGLGTMGYGLPAAIGAAFGCPDRKTVLITSDGSIQMNIQEMATAVYHKLPIALVVLNNGYLGMVRQWQELFFNRRYSHTHLAPANPDFIRLAEAYGARGIAVSDPDQVEPALREALAVGDGPVLLDVRTAPEENVFPMVAAGQPIDKMIGGIA
- a CDS encoding aspartate-semialdehyde dehydrogenase, which encodes MKRDERGYAVGIVGAGMVGEILVEVLEERGFPVRALRIMATSARRQVFGGRERDVIAASPEAFEGLDIALFAGTEGESGASRLYGWPAAEQGILVIDNGGDFRMDPRVPLIVPEVNAEAMRGHQGFIANPNCSTIQMVAALAPLHRAAGLRRVVVSTYQAVSGTGRAGVRALQQQAQAAPAGGEADTGPYPHPIYGNVLPQVGSLKEHCPGYYSEEIKMIEETRKIFGCPDLGVSATCARVPVQNGHSEAINAEFEREISVEEARRLLAGFPGIRVVDDPAASQYPTAREVSGRDEVFVGRIRKDPSRPNCLDLWCVADNVRKGAALNAVQIAEKAVEMGLL
- a CDS encoding MFS transporter, encoding MAEQTPAGLGFRSVPAEYRKRGYRHTASAVFCGTFTAVVAGQGPFVIRKLNGSAFQSLIIDLGLAVPLIFAFLWGPFLRRRNPVRFTGLSFMAGGLLVLLSGLAQSLWALALVLAGGMLMTALSRPSMGVAFRQVYPDRWRGKLLSLPNAVDVLAQVVALAVVGLMLERDLALHRCVFPAAGVALLVGGLLFRGIRGSRGDRTEDAAVGGRGVLAQAARSARVALGNHGLLLFLLGYSVTTLGSVSAIKILPLFASDCLDLTTRQYGYALAAYQVAIVLSLYPWGVVMDRFGAPVTAVMSWLLQLGLFVALFFVSTWPAFFVLVAARGLFQSGNNLAFYPIVMHFTRASETQHGMALHFTIWGLRWTAITFGLAWIVDAQLFPMRWVFLGGAVMVLAGVAVMVAAWRRYGKAPVAEDA
- the folK gene encoding 2-amino-4-hydroxy-6-hydroxymethyldihydropteridine diphosphokinase, whose product is MPEPHVVHIGLGSNLGDRESTLRAALRVLDAEDDIEVLAASPFIETLPVGGPPQGPFLNAAAALATPLPPRVLLDRLHRVEQGFGRRRIARWGPRTLDLDILLCGDLIVAEADLRVPHPLMHVRRFVLEPLDHIAADAVHPVLRKTVRRLLRDLPEERP
- the ilvN gene encoding acetolactate synthase small subunit codes for the protein MAKHIISALVANRPGVLAHVAGLFSARGFNIDSLAVGETEQPDLSRMTIVVDGDEAILEQVRKQLGKVIDIVKIQDYSAIPHVERDLALVRVHAPQERRSAILELVDIFRARVVDVGRNDLMIETSGAEEKIEAFLDLLRPFGIREMARTGRIALARAPRD
- a CDS encoding aminoacetone oxidase family FAD-binding enzyme, with product MTPAQQVVVVGAGPAGMMAAARAAERGARVQLLERGPEPGRKLLMTGNGRCNLSNAAPAAQFLHAYGPAGRFLRTALATLDLRALTAWLAAHGIRTVQEDHGRVFPADRRARSVRDALVGALHAAGAELLHGQRVEGLLIEDGRLLGVRTADRVHAAGCVIVATGGLSYPATGSTGDGYELARQAGHAVHAPYAAVTALRTVETWPGRLQGTAARGAAVRTRIDGDATPGRHAGDLMWTHYGVSGPAVLAVSLAVTRALQEGRSVVLEIDLVASTPQDALQADLKRMADSGSRHTVLRVLRERLPERTARVLADVLALDPALPVARCTRAERVRIVQTLKCLPLRVAGPRPIAEAIVTGGGVAPDEVDPRTMESLRVPGLFFAGELLDAHGPTGGHNLHAALATGYLAGEHAASRIHTAGGPC